The proteins below come from a single Phocoena sinus isolate mPhoSin1 chromosome 2, mPhoSin1.pri, whole genome shotgun sequence genomic window:
- the SPPL2A gene encoding signal peptide peptidase-like 2A isoform X2 yields MPSPSKDYCMLYNPHWTALPSTLENATSISLMNLTTTPLCNLSDIPPDGIKNKAVVVQWGTCHFLEKARIAQTGGAEALLVANNSVLFPPSGNKSEFHDVKILIAFINHKDFKDTKQTLGDNITVKMYSPSWPNFDYTMVVIFVIAVFTVALGGYWSGLIELESMKAVTNTEDREMRKKKEEYFTFSPLTVIIFVVICCVMMVLLYFFYKWLVYVMIAIFCIASAMSLYNCLAALIQKIPCGQCMIMCRGKSIEVRLIFLSGLCIAIAVVWAVFRNEDRWAWILQDILGIAFCLNLIKTLKLPNFKSCVILLSLLLLYDVFFVFITPFITKNGESIMIELAAGPFGNNEKNDGNLVEATAQPSAPHEKLPVVIRVPKLVYFSVMSVCLMPVSILGFGDIIVPGLLIAYCRRFDVQAGSSIYYVSSTVAYAVGMILTFVVLVLMKKGQPALLYLVPCTLITASVVAWRRKEMKKFWKGSGYQMMDHLDYGTNEENPVTAGEQIVQ; encoded by the exons ACTTCCATTAGTTTGATGAATCTGACTACCACACCACTGTGCAACCTTTCTGATATTCCTCCTGATGGAATAAAGAACAAAGCAGTTGTGGTACAGTGGGGAACCTGCCATTTTCTTGAAAAAGCCAGAATTGCACAAACAGGAGGTGCTGAAGCATTGTTGGTTGCCAATAACAGTGTCCTC tttcctcCCTCAGGGAACAAATCTGAATTTCATGATGTGAAAATACTGATTGCATTTATAAACCACAAAGACTTTAAAGATACGAAGCAG ACTCTCGGAGATAACATTACTGTGAAAATGTATTCTCCATCGTGGCCTAACTTTGACTATACTATGGTGGTTATTTTTGTAATTGCTGTGTTCACTGTGGCATTAGGAGGATACTGGAGTGGGCTAATTGAATT GGAAAGCATGAAGGCAGTGACAAACACTGAAGatagagaaatgaggaaaaagaaggaagaatattttacttttagtCCTCTAACGGTTATAATATTTGTGGTCATCTGCTGTGTTATGATGGTCTTACTTTATTTCTTCTACAAATGGTTGG tttatgtTATGATAGCAATTTTCTGCATAGCATCAGCAATGAGTCTGTACAACTGTCTTGCTGCACTAATTCAGAAGATACCATGTGGACAATGCAT GATTATGTGTCGTGGCAAAAGCATTGAAGTGagacttatttttctctctggactGTGCATAGCAATAGCTGTTGTTTGGGCTGTATTTCGAAATGAAGATAG gTGGGCTTGGATTTTACAGGATATCTTAGGGATTGCTTTCTGTCTGAATTTAATTAAAACACTGAAGTTACCCAACTTCAAG TCATGTGTGATACTTCTAAGCCTTCTCCTCCTCTAtgatgtattttttgttttcataacacCATTCATCACAAAG AATGGTGAGAGCATCATGATTGAACTTGCAGCTGGACCTTTTGGAAATAATGAAAAG AATGATGGAAACTTGGTGGAAGCCACTGCTCAACCCTCAGCTCCCCATGAGAAA TTACCAGTAGTCATCAGAGTACCAAAGCTGGTCTATTTCTCAGTAATGAGTGTGTGCCTCATGCCAGTTTCAATATTGGGTTTTGGAGACATTATTGTACCAG GCCTGTTGATTGCATACTGTAGAAGATTTGATGTTCAGGCTGGTTCTTCTATATACTATGTTTCCTCCACAGTTg CCTATGCCGTCGGTATGATACTTACATTTGTTGTTCTGGTGCTGATGAAAAAGGGGCAACCTGCTCTCCTCTATTTAGTACCTTGCACACTTATTACTGCCTCAGTTGTTGCTTGGAGACgtaaggaaatgaaaaagttctggaaaggtAGCGGCTATCAG ATGATGGACCATCTGGACTAtggaacaaatgaagaaaacccTGTGACTGCTGGTGAACAGATTGTCCAATAA